CGTCGCCGACAACGGGTTCGTCCTCTCGATGCCGCTCAATCGGAAGCTCGACCTCGAGGGCGTCCTCGCGGACCTCGATCCCGAGGACGTCCGCGCGGATCTACGTGCAGCCCTCGAGGGCACTGACCTGCTCCAGCGGTACTTCCGGATCAACGCCACGCGGGCGCTGATGATCCTCAAGCGGTACAAGGGCTACGAGAAGTCCGCCAGCGAACAGCAGGTCTCGAGCGAGATGTTGCTCGGGTTCGCCCGGGATCTCGAGGAGTTCGCGGTGATCGAGGAGACCTACCGCGAAATTCTGGCGGACAAGCTCAACGTCGCCGAGATCGAGGCCGTCGTCGCGGCGATCGACTCGGGGGCGCTGGCGGTCGAGCGCCAGCTGCTCGACTCGCCGACGCCGCGGGCGTTCGGGCTGGCGACGCTGTCGGCCAGCGACGTCGTCCTCGCGGAAGACGAGAGTGCGGCTCTGCAGGCGTTTCACGAGCGCGTCCTCGAGGAGATCGGCGAGGAGTCGCTGCGGCGGCTCTCCGGCGAAGACTGACTCCCACCGTGTCGGTTACCATTCGAAACTGATGACGCGGATCGCGCCTGTCACCGATGGGGACGGGACGGTACCGAGCGGGTGAGCTCCCCGTCGGCGTGCGAACCAAACACGTAAACAGTGGTAACTACCATACTACGAGTTATGAGCGACGCACCCGACTGGGAGTTCAAGGACCGCGACATCGCGATCCTCAGCGAGCTGGCTGATGACCCGCAGCTCTCCTCGCGGGAGCTGACCGACGTCCTTGAGGCCGACTACGGTATCGACGTCTCCCACGTCACCGTCAGCGAGTCGATCCGACGGATGCGAAACGAGGGGGTCTTCCGGGAGGCGATCATCCCCAACGAGGAGTACTACATCTTCGCGCTGTTCGAGTTCAAGTTCAACACCGAAAACTTCGCCGACGGCTGGCGCGAGGCGATGGAACACATTCGCGAGGACAAACACACCCTGTTTTTCTTCCTCTCGGACGGGGAGTACCAGTGGAAGACCGTGATGATGTTTCGGGACCGCGAGGAGGTCTCCCGGTGGATCCACGACTGTTACTCCGAGCACGGCGACGTCATCGCGAACGTTCGGAACTCGGCGGTCCACAACGTGTTGAAGTTCCGGACCGATCCGGAGATCTACGAGGACCTGGGCGAGGAACAGGGGACCTAGTCGAGCCGGTAGCGCAACAGCGCAGCGATCCCGCCGAGGTTCGCGAGCTGTTCGCCGGGTGGGAACTCGCTCGAGAACACCGTCACCTCGCCGCCTTTCTGCTCGGCAGTGCGGACGACGTCGTCGACGTCGATCGCCCACTCCCCGTCAGGACCCCGCTCCTGGCGGAGTCGGTCGTCGACGATCAGCAGCCGCTCGATCGCGCCGTACTCCGCGGCTCGCTTCACCTCTTCGGGGCCGTAGGCCGCCTTCGCGCCCTGGGCGATGCGCTCGGTGAGCTCGTCGATGTACTCGGCTTCGCGCTCGATTCGGGTCTCCTGTTGAACGTCCGCGACGGCACCGCGTTTGAGTACCTCGTGGACGCCCCGGTCGCCGACGGCCGCCGCGTCGACCATCGTGATCTTCTCGGCGACGTCGGGCGCGTTCTGCTCGATGTACTTGTAGGCGTCCTGCTTCGTAAAGCCGGGCCCCGCGAGGATGACCGCGTCGGCGTCCTGGCGCTCGAGGACCGTCGCCAGCTCCGCGAACAGCTCCGAGCGCTCGCGGGCGAAGTCGCCCTTGCCCGTCGGTCCCGTGATCGCCGCCCGTTCTTCGGTGCCGTACTGGGCGACGGTGTGGAGGTGAGCCTTCCCCTCTTCGACGGTCGCGATCGCGACGTCGGGGTTCTCGGTGGCCTCTTCGGCCTCCTCGAGGCGGGCCTCCTGGTCGGGTTTGAACCGCTTCTCGATCGACAGCTCCTCGCGTTCCTCGACGTTCAGGGTGTGGTGGAAGCCAAGCTGGTCCTCGCGCGAACAGGCGACGATCTCGCCGCCGACCCGCAGTCGGTTGGCGAACTTGTGGAACTCGACGTCCTCGACGGCGATGGCGACCCACATATGTTCGCGCTCGCCGCCCGTATCCCGCATCTGATCGTCGTTGCGCTGGATCCGCCGGGTCGTATCGCCCGCAACCCGGTCGCCGGGCTCTAAGACGTACTGCAAATGCCAGAGGTCGTCCACGCTCTCGGGGACGACCGTGAGCCGTTCGCGGCCGCCCTCGACCCGCTCCCGGTCTTTGATCTGCATACCCGCCAGTCCGGCCGGCCCGTTAAAAGGTGCTGTTGTTCGCGGCCCGCCACCATAGGTTCGGGGACAGATCCCCGGCGTGGGGACGGGTCGCCAGTGTGGGTTGTTCATACCGGCAAGAATAGCAGCTATCCTGGTTCGGGATATCAGCGCCGTTCCGATCCCCGCATGCGGTTTTCGTTCGAGCTCCTGTCTGCTCACCGGTAAGCATTGCCCGGGCCGACGAACGGAGGCCGGTCGCCGACGAAGCGGTCGTATGACGATCGCAGTGCGGACGCTCGACGACGGCGCGTGGATCAGCGTCAACGACAGCCGACAGGTAAGCGTGAGCGACGTTTGGACACTGTCACACGGCGTATTCTGCGAGTGCGAACCGGCGTACGTCCTGCTTGAGGGGTTTTTCGGCGTCGACGTCAGCGGCTCGATCGTCGTCGCGGACACCGTCGGGCGATGTCTCGAGTGTGGTACCCAGGATTCGATCGATCGGTTACCCGTCGGCCGAATCGTCGACGGCGAGTTCAAACCGTACGGACCCGAGGGAGTCCAGTCGATCGTCGAGCCGAATCCGCAACCCGAGTAACATCGGTGTGGCAATTTTCTCCGGAACCAGCTAGATGCGGGGAGAACTGACGTGAGGCCGGGGTGCTTATAATAGCGGTTCATAGGGTGGGATCAATGCCGAGTGACGTCGAAGAGTGGAAAGAGGAGCTCTACGGTACCGACATCCGCGCGGAAATAGAACGATTCGCCGAGGAGGGGTGGGACGCGATCCCCGACGACGAGCACGACGCCTGGTTCGAGCGCTTCAAGTGGTACGGGCTGTACCACCAGCGCGCCGGCCAGGAGTCGTACTTCATGATGCGGATCGGCCCGCCGGGTGGCGTTCTCGAGCCCGGCCAGTTCCGAGAGATCGTCGAGATCGCGGACGACTTCTCTCGTGGCCCCGCGGAGAATCCGGTGTTTGGCAACGGCTGGCTCGACGTGACGACCCGCCAGGCGATCCAGCTCCACTGGATCCGCCTCGAGGACGTCCCGGAGATCTTCGACCGGCTCGAGTCGGTCGGGCTCTCGACGGTTCAGGCCTGTGGCGACTCCTGGCGCAACATCGTCGGCTGTCCCGTCGCCGGCAAGGACAAACACGAACACGTCGACGCCGGTGCACTCGCCGACGAACTCCACGACACGTTCAAGAAAAACGAGGCCCACTCGAACCTCCCGCGGAAGTGGAAGGTATCGGTCACGGGCTGTGACGAGGGCTGCGGCCAGGGTGACATCAACGACCTCGCCTTCGAGCCTGCAAGGAAGGAGATCGACGGCGAGACGGTGACGGGCTACAACGTCCGCGTCGGCGGCGGACTCTCGCGCAACGAGCCCCGTCTCGCCCGGGACATCGACGTCTTCGCGACGCCCGAGCAGGCCGTCGACGTCGCCGGCGGCATCTCGGCGCTGTTCCGTGACAACGGCGACCGAGAGGACCGCTACAACGCCCGCATCAAGTTCCTCGTCGACGAGTGGGGCCCCGAGAAGCTCCGCGAGACCCTCCAGGAGGAGTACGTCGACTTCGAGCTCGAGACCGCGGGCGAGGACCTCCGGGAATCCTACTCCTACAACGCCGGCGAGGCCGACGGCAAACACGACCACGTCGGCGTCCACGAGCAAGCCGACGGCGACTACTACGTCGGCCTGAACGTCCTCGTCGGCCGTATCGGCGTCGACGAAGGGTACGAGCTGGCCGACGCCGCCGAGGAGCACGGCTCCGGCGAAGTCCGGCTCACCCAGCGCCAGAACATCATCTTCACGGACGTCCCCGAGGAGAACCTCGAGGAGCTGCGCTCCGAGCCGGTACTCGACCACTACAGCCCCGAGCCGCACCCGTTCCAGCGGGGTTCGATCGCCTGTACCGGAACGGAGTTCTGTTCGCTCTCGATCGTCGAGACGAAGAACCGCCAGGTCCGTTACGCCCGCTGGCTCGTCGACAACGTCGAGCTCCCCGAGGGCGTCGAGAACTTCCACATCCACCTCTCGGGCTGTACGGCCTCCTGTGCTCAGCCCCAGATCGCCGACGTCTCCCTGCGCGGAATGAAGACGCGCAAGGACGGCGAACCCGTCGAGGCGCTCGATATCGGACTCGGTGGCGGGCTCGGCGAGGACCCGCAGTTCGCCTCCTGGATCGCCGAACGGGTGCCCGCCGACGAGGTGCCGGGTGCGATCGCGAACCTGCTCGAGAACTTCGCCGAGGCCCGCGATAGCGAGGCCCAGAGCTTCCGGGAGTTCGTCGCCGAGCGCGACGACGAGGCGCTCGCCGAGCTGATCGAGCCCGAGGAGACGGGCTACGAGGATCCGTTCATGCACAACACAAAGCGGACGTGGTACCCCTACGCCGAGGAGGACGATATGGACGCGAGCCCCGCGCCCGCACAGGCCGACGGGACGCCGATCCCGTCCGACGACTGAGACGGTCTGCTGGACCGATTTGCCGGCACAACCGCAAGACGGTTCGCGGTTGCGCCGTCAACGACTTCCAGTAGTCCGTCCGACCGACGGCCACCGCTCGGCATCGATCTCTCGATTGCTGTTTTCCGGCGGATCCGCGTAGCCACAGCAGTCGGTTCGGCAGTTCCCGTTGCGCGCCGCTGCCGGGCTACCTAAGTGCGTTCGGCCGCTCTCGGGACACG
This genomic window from Natronococcus occultus SP4 contains:
- a CDS encoding Lrp/AsnC family transcriptional regulator, whose product is MSDAPDWEFKDRDIAILSELADDPQLSSRELTDVLEADYGIDVSHVTVSESIRRMRNEGVFREAIIPNEEYYIFALFEFKFNTENFADGWREAMEHIREDKHTLFFFLSDGEYQWKTVMMFRDREEVSRWIHDCYSEHGDVIANVRNSAVHNVLKFRTDPEIYEDLGEEQGT
- a CDS encoding mRNA surveillance protein pelota, coding for MQIKDRERVEGGRERLTVVPESVDDLWHLQYVLEPGDRVAGDTTRRIQRNDDQMRDTGGEREHMWVAIAVEDVEFHKFANRLRVGGEIVACSREDQLGFHHTLNVEEREELSIEKRFKPDQEARLEEAEEATENPDVAIATVEEGKAHLHTVAQYGTEERAAITGPTGKGDFARERSELFAELATVLERQDADAVILAGPGFTKQDAYKYIEQNAPDVAEKITMVDAAAVGDRGVHEVLKRGAVADVQQETRIEREAEYIDELTERIAQGAKAAYGPEEVKRAAEYGAIERLLIVDDRLRQERGPDGEWAIDVDDVVRTAEQKGGEVTVFSSEFPPGEQLANLGGIAALLRYRLD
- a CDS encoding nitrite/sulfite reductase, producing the protein MPSDVEEWKEELYGTDIRAEIERFAEEGWDAIPDDEHDAWFERFKWYGLYHQRAGQESYFMMRIGPPGGVLEPGQFREIVEIADDFSRGPAENPVFGNGWLDVTTRQAIQLHWIRLEDVPEIFDRLESVGLSTVQACGDSWRNIVGCPVAGKDKHEHVDAGALADELHDTFKKNEAHSNLPRKWKVSVTGCDEGCGQGDINDLAFEPARKEIDGETVTGYNVRVGGGLSRNEPRLARDIDVFATPEQAVDVAGGISALFRDNGDREDRYNARIKFLVDEWGPEKLRETLQEEYVDFELETAGEDLRESYSYNAGEADGKHDHVGVHEQADGDYYVGLNVLVGRIGVDEGYELADAAEEHGSGEVRLTQRQNIIFTDVPEENLEELRSEPVLDHYSPEPHPFQRGSIACTGTEFCSLSIVETKNRQVRYARWLVDNVELPEGVENFHIHLSGCTASCAQPQIADVSLRGMKTRKDGEPVEALDIGLGGGLGEDPQFASWIAERVPADEVPGAIANLLENFAEARDSEAQSFREFVAERDDEALAELIEPEETGYEDPFMHNTKRTWYPYAEEDDMDASPAPAQADGTPIPSDD